TAATCATATTAAGCACTAAaagcagtattttttttaaaaattattgtcACTTTGACTATGATATTGACAAAAGATAGgtaatcaaaatttgaaaatcaaaaatgatgaaaaaagggAGTGTCTATTAGCATAAACCTTACCAACTCTCTTTCCACTTGCACAATGGACTAACACAGGGCCTTGTTTTCCAATCTCTAGCAGTTTATCTTTATACTTTGCAAACAATTCTTTACTATACTTTCCAGTTGACTCTATTAATAAATAATTGGAACATTTAGTTTACTCTGTACATTGATGTATACTTATTTACCTGATTAACTTATGCTAAACTAAATATGATTGGCTCTAGAGGTGTATGTTTCTTTCCAAATTTGACTGTTATAACAATGTGCATGTTAGATGACCTCTTATTTCAGAGGTAACTCCCTTTTTTTCATACCATACATATATCAGAAGCAGGCTCAAGAAGAGCTGTACATCTTTTTGTCATTAAAATCATATGCCAGGGAACACTGCAACTATATTTGACTGTTTTTTGTACCTGCctctaaaaaaaagtttttttttgaagatactaaaatgatatataaataaagaacCTACCTATTGGTAAAAGGTAGTAGTCAAGATCAAATTCTTTAATGTGTTCACTCTGAAGATCTTCATTATAGCCTATCTCATCACCATATTCTTCATAATGTCGATGTTCATAATTGACTGGAGAAGTTGGCGAGATATAATGGTTCTGTTTTGAAGCATCAAGaattatgttttttatatgtGAATGTGTTTGTCTTAAAGGTTTATAATCCTTGTCATATGTTGGTGTGCCATCTAGGACATTGAGAAGTGTAACAGTTTCTTGTGATGGTTTTCCATTATGTGTTGTATCAAGTCTCATATTAATGACAGATTTAAAGCCAATGAACTCAAGTTCCTGTAAATGTCCTTTTCTGATCTGTCCAGCAGTATACCAGTTTCTGTATACAGGATGAGCAAGCCAGAAATCAAGCCAGTCATCTGGCTCAGTTTCTGGTTTTGGAGGATTTTCTACAATTGGTTCACCAGTGACTTTTGCAACCACAGCTTTTAAGGTATGATTTGAGGTAAAATCTTTGCCCATAAGTGCactcattttgtaaaatttttcaCTGTCAACATGTGGAACAAAATTAGGATCATGTCTTGATTGATTTGCCAAATACAACAATGTTGTATATGCTATTGTAAATGCACGATTACAATGAAGGAGAATTGGTTTCTCTACTTGTGAAATAGCTTCTGTCAATTTTCTTATTGCATCTTCAGAAGCAAATTCTTCATCTTCTTCTAATACTGCAAGATATTGAAGTCCAGCAATTTTAGCTATATGACTTGCCTCAAATGCAGTTGGTAAGTATTCCCCACCAAAATCTCCAGCACGCAAGTCATTAAACAGTGAAATAATGCTTTTAAATCCAGCTTCAGCTgcatattttatttgtctttcaaTTAAACCTCCAGCAACATGTAACTCTGGAGTTAATTCTTTGGCCCACCAAAGTTTTTTGGGGGCTTTAAGGCCAGGTGCACTTCTTTTTTGCAATGTGTCAAGTTCAACATCACAAGTACTTTGACACAAGAAAAACTGTGTTAATAAAATAAGAATGCCTATTTGATGAAACCATAGAAAAATGTCCCTACTCTTAGTGAATGGATCCATGTTTACATTTAACTGCCGGTTATCACAGAGGAACACGTAATCACAAAACAGAGATAATGAAGTCACGATTCGGAACAAAATCTGTTCGGCCCATACTCTGTCGGCAAAGTATACAGAGTCATTAAAATTGTCTACATGACCAACTACCTGTCATTGAAATATAGTTCTCTATTG
This sequence is a window from Mytilus edulis chromosome 1, xbMytEdul2.2, whole genome shotgun sequence. Protein-coding genes within it:
- the LOC139499043 gene encoding uncharacterized protein, whose protein sequence is MDPFTKSRDIFLWFHQIGILILLTQFFLCQSTCDVELDTLQKRSAPGLKAPKKLWWAKELTPELHVAGGLIERQIKYAAEAGFKSIISLFNDLRAGDFGGEYLPTAFEASHIAKIAGLQYLAVLEEDEEFASEDAIRKLTEAISQVEKPILLHCNRAFTIAYTTLLYLANQSRHDPNFVPHVDSEKFYKMSALMGKDFTSNHTLKAVVAKVTGEPIVENPPKPETEPDDWLDFWLAHPVYRNWYTAGQIRKGHLQELEFIGFKSVINMRLDTTHNGKPSQETVTLLNVLDGTPTYDKDYKPLRQTHSHIKNIILDASKQNHYISPTSPVNYEHRHYEEYGDEIGYNEDLQSEHIKEFDLDYYLLPIESTGKYSKELFAKYKDKLLEIGKQGPVLVHCASGKRVAFMAVLAAALQHEKDFKWALKRINELGFEVSRTKNRDVYEMYSAWLNPDHGNKTEL